The Chryseobacterium sp. JV274 sequence TGCTGTACATAGAGACTTACCAGTGTCAGTTTTTGACCGATGTTGTCATGCAGTTCCCGACCGATCTGCTGCATGGTGGCTTGTTGGATCTCCAGTTGGGTAGACAAAAGCTCTCTCTGATGAAGTTCATTTTTCATCTCGATTTCATTCAGATATTCTCTTTTTCGCTGTCTGTAACTTCGGATATAGATTAATACAGCTGTTACAAACATCACAAAGAGTATGTTGAATAGAATTATAACTATTAAGAGTTCTGTTTTCCCCATATAAATGAACTTGCAAATAAGATATACATCACTGAAACTGAGATCAGGAAATAACTGAAATAGATATCCCAAATTTCCTTGTATTTTACCAGAAGTGATAAAAATGCCATGAAGGGTAATGTTCCTATATATGATAGCGTAATTCCAAGATTAATATAAAACATTTTGTTTTTATTGAAATTGAGAATCTCTTGTGAAGTAATTTGTTTGTAATACTCCATGATTACCAAAAGCATCAAAATAAGACAGCCAAAAGTATAGTTGAAAGCAAATACAATTTTACTTTTGGAAAAATATAATTCATTGGGAATAAATGAAAGCAGATATAAAATGGATATTATCCAAAATAGCTTGGGCTTTCCTAAAGATTTCGCAGCATATAGCCAGTAAAAAAATATAAACTGGATTGGCATTAAAAGATAGTTATAGTACTGAGCTTTGGTAAAATGAACAAAACTTCCCCACTTGCCATAAGCTTCCCCAAGAAAAATAAATACCAGATAAAACACAAAAAGTTTCCAATGTTGTTCTTTTAAACGGTTATAATGGAAAATTGCTATGACTGCAGCAAGTCCTTCAGCCCAAAGCAGACTTTTTTGTGCAAATTCCTGGAATTCTGTCATACAGTTCTAAATATGATATATTTACAATTAATAAGACTGACCGATAGGAGCTTTTGGCGGGACAAGTATTCCGTTATTTTCTCCAAGACTGGTATCATCATCTTCTCCCGTGACTTTGTTGGATTTGTTGGCTAATGCAAAAGATTTTCCTTCTGCACTTTGAAAAGGATTGAAATCATAATCAATAAGTTCTCCTGTTTCATCGGCTTTTTTTAATGTTGGGACCATTACTAGAGTGTGCCTTCCTGCGTATTCTATCGGAACAGGGTGTGATTCCATAATAGACCAGTTTTCCTGTTTCGGATAAGTAGCATAATAAAATCTGATCCCTAAATCTTCCGTAGATGTAGCTGGGTTTGCTTTGGCGGCTTCAGCTTCAATATTGGCAATAAAACTTTTTAATTTCGGAAGGTCAAACCAAATGGAATGAGCGTCATCTATTCCTAATGCGGTATTAATAGCATTGAGATGATTTTGACGGTAATTGTCAATCAGAGCCTGGATAAGACTATTTGACATTGTTCCAGGTTGTAGCGGATTATTTGATTCTGTATTCATAGCTTAGCAGTATTTTACGGATGAAATTCAATTAATATGCAAATCTCGGAAAAAATATGCTAGAAAATGTATTCGCGAACAGGGAATTATACTGTTATTTTTACCGTGTTTTTACGGATTGTATGTGAAGTATAATAGTTTTGGGAGAAAGAAAGGCCAGATTGATCCCATAAAAAAACGGAGAAGATCTCCGTTTATATTAAATACATCCGTAATGTTTTGGATCCCTGCAGATTAACCCTGCTGTGCAACATAGGCCGATAGGGCAGTTCCAGTACTCATCACATGATATCATTGATGGAAGTACTCCGCCTTCAATTTTCTTTAATTCGTTTCTTTTTAGCTTTTTCATACTGATTTTGGTATTAGTTATTGATTTGTAAGCTAAATATAGTATTATTTCACTTAACAAGGATAAAAAAAGATGTTGAATTATTAGGCAGAAAAAAATTATTAAGAAGAATCCCAAAGACTTTTTATTTCAAAGGTGTGGACTATTCCTGCATTTTAAAGTCGCGGATGTCAATTAATTGTAGTGTTTTGTCATTGATTTTCAGTTCTATTCGGGAGGTTACCGTCCAATAGGTTACAAACCATATAGAAACCTTGTCATCATTTTTAAATTTTTGAATGGTTTTCTGGGCATATTTTAAATAATTTGCTGTCATTTCTTTGGCCTGAATATCGCTTATCCCGTCATTATTCCTTTTGATATTATTAAGTATATATTGTTGTATTAATTGGTCACTGGCTGCAATCACCTTGGCTTTGCTGTGTTTGAAGTCTTTTTCCCAGTCAGCTTCAAACAAAAGTTTTCCAATAACATTATATTCTTTTGAAAGTCCCGTTATCTCTTTTTCAGCTCCTTCCTGTGACGGAAGAATGAAGGAATCGGTTCTTTTCAGTTGTCCATTGCTGTTGAAGTATTGATTAGCTGTAGCAATTTTTTTATTATGAAGATATTCACTGTCTGTATCTTTTGCAAATGAATATTCTATTGTTAAATCTTTATTATTGAAAAGAATCAGTTTTGAATCATCAGAATAGTAAAAATCATATCCTTTCCTGTTCTTGGTGAAGTAGGCATATTGCAGATAATATTGTCTGTTACTTTCTGCATTCTGAAGCACTTCTTTGGTAATTGCAGATGGATCAACTCCTTTTCTGATCCATTCCTGTCTTATGATCTCGTGCTTTATGATATTTACACTATCCAGTTTTCTTTTTGAATAATAGAATCTGCCTTCATGAACAATATCAGGGTTATGTTTTATTGCATCAAGATATTCTGTACGCATATTCTGGTAATCGGTGAGTGAAAATGGAGATGTCAGTTTATTCTGAGCGTTGACCGGAAGCGAGATCAAGAAAAATGATAAGGTGATTAATTTTATATACATCAGCAAAAAAAATAGTTTTTAAAAGTAGAGAAAAAAAATAAGTGCTGCAGATTTCTCTACAGCACTTATCCACAAAAATAATGTATATGAAAAAAACTATTTTATTGTTCAGTAGGTCTGAAAACCAAACCGGTTTCTACAAAATAATCCAGTGTGATTCTGTCTCCGTCATTTACTTTACCGGCAAGAATCTCTTTAGACAATTTGTTCAGAACCTCCTGCTGAATCACTCTTTTCAATGGTCTTGCCCCGAAAGCAGGATCATAACCTTTATTCATCAGATAATCTACAGCATCCTGAGTGAAAGTCATAATGATGTTTCGTTTCGATAACATTTCATTAAATCCTCTCAACTGATACTGAACGATTTTTCCGATTTCTTTTTTTCTTAAAGGCTGGAACAGTACAATTTCATCAATTCTGTTCAGGAATTCCGGACGCAGGGTTTGTTTTAAAAGATCAAAAACTTCATCTTTTGTTTTGTCCACAATTTCATCCTGATTTTCCTCTGTAAGATTCTCAAAATTCTCCTGAATAAGGTGTGAGCCTAAATTCGAGGTCATAATGATGATTGAATTTTTGAAATTTACCACACGTCCCTTATTGTCTGTCAGACGTCCGTCGTCCAAAACCTGAAGCAGGGTATTGAAAACATCCGGATGGGCTTTTTCGATCTCGTCCAAAAGCACTACAGAATAGGGTCTTCTTCTTACCGCTTCAGTCAATTGTCCGCCTTCGTCATATCCTACATATCCCGGAGGTGCTCCTACCAATCTTGAAACACTGTGACGTTCCTGATATTCACTCATATCAATTCTCGTCATATTGTTTTCATCATCGAATAAGAATTCTGCCAATGCTTTTGCAAGCTCGGTCTTACCAACTCCGGTTGTCCCCAGGAATAAGAAAGATCCGATAGGCTTTTTATCATCGCTCAATCCGGCTCTGTTCCTTCTGATAGCATCAGCAACTGCCTGAATCGCTTCATCCTGCCCAACCACTCTGTGGTGGAGTTCAGATTCCAGGTTTAATAATTTATCTCTTTCGGATTGTAATAATTTAGTTACAGGAATACCTGTCCATTTGCCAATCACTTCAGAGATATTTTCTGCAGTAACTTCTTCTTTGATCAGTTCATTCTGATGGTTTTGCATTTCAAGCTCCATCTTGGTAAATTCTTCCTCCTTTTCACGAAGTTTTCCGTATTGGATTTCCGCTACTTTTGCATAATCTCCAGATCTGGAAGCTCTTTCTGCTTCATGTTTCAGAGATTCAATATCTTTTTTGATCTGGGTAAGATCTTCACTTTTCTGTTTTTCTTTCAGCCATTTCGCATTGATCTCATTTCTCTGTTCGGAAATTTTAGCAATATCCTCTTTCAGATGATCAATTTTGGTCTGGTTGCCTTCCCTTGAAATGGCTGCCAATTCAATTTCCAGCTGCATCAGTTTCCTGTCAAGAACGTCCAGCTCTTCCGGCTTGGAATTGATTTCCATTCTCAGTTTGGCAGAAGCTTCATCAATAAGGTCGATCGCTTTATCCGGTAAGAAACGGTCTGAAATATATCTTTGAGACATTTCCACAGCAGCAATAATTGCCTCATCTTTGATTCTTACCTTATGGTGAGCTTCATATTTATCTTTAATACCACGAAGGATGGAAATAGCAGATTCAGTATCCGGTTCTTCCACCATTACTTTCTGAAAACGTCTTTCCAGCGCTTTATCTTTTTCAAAATACTTTTGGTACTCATTCAAAGTAGTTGCTCCAATTGCTCTCAATTCACCTCTTGCCAAAGCAGGTTTTAATATGTTGGCAGCATCCATCGCTCCTTCACCACCGCCGGCACCCACCAATGTGTGGATTTCGTCGATGAAAAGTATAATCTGTCCATCAGCTTTGGTGACTTCATTCACAACGGATTTCAGACGTTCCTCAAACTCACCTTTGTATTTGGCTCCGGCGATCAAAGCTCCCATATCCAATGAGAATAATGTTTTATCCATCAGATTTTCAGGAACGTCACCGTTGATAATTCTGTGGGCAATTCCTTCGGCAATGGCTGTTTTACCTACACCCGGCTCCCCGATAAGGATTGGGTTGTTTTTTGTTCTTCTGGAAAGGATCTGTAAAACCCTTCTGATTTCTTCATCACGCCCGATTACAGGGTCCAGTTTGCCTTCTGCCGCTAACTCGTTGAAGTTTTTAGCATATTTATTTAAGGACTGGTATGTTTCTTCTGAGCTAGCAGAAGTTGCTTTACTTCCTTTTCTTAATTCTTTGATAGCACCTTCCAGCAGATTTTTGGTTACACCCATATCTTTCAGCATCTTGGATACTTCAGAGCTGGTCTCCAAAAGAGATAGCCATAAATGTTCAATCGTTACATATTCGTCACCCATTTTCTTAGCGATATTGGGTGCATCCAGCAATACTTTGTTGGCAGATTGTGAAAGGTAAATGTTTCCTCCCTGTACTTTTGGAAGTTTTTCTAAATTTTCACGGTTACGCTCTCTTACTAAATTGGCATCTGCTTCAGATTTTTTAAGTAAGAAAGGCGATATATTTTCATCTACCTGGAAGATTCCTTCAAGGAGGTGTTGAGGTTCGATACTTTGGTTGCCCAATTCCATAGCAATCTGTTGTGCTGCCTGGATGGCTTCCTGTGATTTTACTGTATATTGGTTCAAGTTCATATTTTATATATTTTTGGTAATGATTTGTTCAAAGTTTAGTTTTTAAAAAACATCAAGAAACTAAATTTTAAGGCTCAGTTTCTTAATGTCATCAATTATTTAATCATTTATTCGATGACTATATCGCAAAAACTGTTCAATTATTAAATTTACAAAAAAATAGGACAAATTTTCCGGATATTGTATTTTTAACGGAAAATTAACTTGACAAAATTTCCGATTTCGTAATTATTTCTTTGAAATTCATGAACAAATAGTCAGAATCAGGTAAAATAGCCAATCAATGAAACTGAAGTTGAAGAGCCTTGTGCTTTTTATGATCAAAAAAGGAGCAGTTTAAATCAGAATAATTACTTTTGCATTTTACCAGATGGAACTAAAAGAAAAACAGAGAAAAATATTAGACGTAGCAGTAGAACTTTTCAAAGAGAAAGGGTATATGGGAAGCTCAGTAAGAGACCTGGCTACGAAACTCAATATCAAAGCAGCATCGCTGTACGCACATATCCGTTCAAAGGAAGAAATTCTGGAATGGATTTGTTTTGGCATTGCTCAGGAGTTTTTTGATGAGCTTCAGAAAGTAAAAAATACAGATATTACTCCAAGAGAAAAACTAAATCTGTTACTGGATAAGCATCTGTCTGTTGTTCTTAAAAACCGTGATGTCACTCATATTTATTCTAATGAATGGAGACATCTGGAAGAAAAGCTTCCCGAGTTTGTAGAGTTAAGAAAAAATTATCAGCAGGAAGTTGAAAAACTCATTTCTGAGATCTACAGTGCAGAAAACTGGGAACTGAAATCACCATCATTTACAACAAGATTTATTCTTCATACTTTAAACAATTCTTATTTCTGGTTCAAAAGAAGCAGTGATTCTACTGATGAAATCACTGAAGAAATCAGGGAGAAAATCCTTTTTGGATTACTTGGAAACCAGAAGATATAGTCTTTCGCAAGTAGAAATCATTAGTACATTTTACATTATACTTTTTACAAGAAAAGAAATCCCGCGTTACTTTTCTTATTTAGAATCATTCAAAATATGACAAAAGTCATAAAAATTTTGCCAGCTTATAAAATCTTTTTAAATTTACACCTAACAAATGTTAGTTAGTTTTATGGATTTTTCAGTTGAATATCTGGAGCTGGGTCAGTTGAGACAGCTTCAATCCGACCGGTTGATGAGTTTGATCAGCTATTTGGGGGAGAAGTCGGAATTTTATAAAAAGAAATTTGATGAATTACAAATATCTCCACAGGATATAAGGTCGATTGAAGATATCAGGAAACTTCCTATTACTTACAAACAGGATTTAAGAGATAACTACCCATTTGGTTTATTTACCGTTCCTAAAAATGAGCTTCAGCGTATTCATTGCTCAAGCGGAACAACAGGAAAGCCAACGGTGGTAGGATATACAAAAGAAGATGTGGACCTTTTCAGTGAAGTGGTGGCCAGATCTTTACATGCTGCAGGAGCGAAACCGGG is a genomic window containing:
- the clpB gene encoding ATP-dependent chaperone ClpB, with the translated sequence MNLNQYTVKSQEAIQAAQQIAMELGNQSIEPQHLLEGIFQVDENISPFLLKKSEADANLVRERNRENLEKLPKVQGGNIYLSQSANKVLLDAPNIAKKMGDEYVTIEHLWLSLLETSSEVSKMLKDMGVTKNLLEGAIKELRKGSKATSASSEETYQSLNKYAKNFNELAAEGKLDPVIGRDEEIRRVLQILSRRTKNNPILIGEPGVGKTAIAEGIAHRIINGDVPENLMDKTLFSLDMGALIAGAKYKGEFEERLKSVVNEVTKADGQIILFIDEIHTLVGAGGGEGAMDAANILKPALARGELRAIGATTLNEYQKYFEKDKALERRFQKVMVEEPDTESAISILRGIKDKYEAHHKVRIKDEAIIAAVEMSQRYISDRFLPDKAIDLIDEASAKLRMEINSKPEELDVLDRKLMQLEIELAAISREGNQTKIDHLKEDIAKISEQRNEINAKWLKEKQKSEDLTQIKKDIESLKHEAERASRSGDYAKVAEIQYGKLREKEEEFTKMELEMQNHQNELIKEEVTAENISEVIGKWTGIPVTKLLQSERDKLLNLESELHHRVVGQDEAIQAVADAIRRNRAGLSDDKKPIGSFLFLGTTGVGKTELAKALAEFLFDDENNMTRIDMSEYQERHSVSRLVGAPPGYVGYDEGGQLTEAVRRRPYSVVLLDEIEKAHPDVFNTLLQVLDDGRLTDNKGRVVNFKNSIIIMTSNLGSHLIQENFENLTEENQDEIVDKTKDEVFDLLKQTLRPEFLNRIDEIVLFQPLRKKEIGKIVQYQLRGFNEMLSKRNIIMTFTQDAVDYLMNKGYDPAFGARPLKRVIQQEVLNKLSKEILAGKVNDGDRITLDYFVETGLVFRPTEQ
- a CDS encoding TetR/AcrR family transcriptional regulator, whose product is MELKEKQRKILDVAVELFKEKGYMGSSVRDLATKLNIKAASLYAHIRSKEEILEWICFGIAQEFFDELQKVKNTDITPREKLNLLLDKHLSVVLKNRDVTHIYSNEWRHLEEKLPEFVELRKNYQQEVEKLISEIYSAENWELKSPSFTTRFILHTLNNSYFWFKRSSDSTDEITEEIREKILFGLLGNQKI